In the genome of Enterococcus hirae ATCC 9790, one region contains:
- the pyrE gene encoding orotate phosphoribosyltransferase — protein sequence MNTIEKNIAKDLLAIEAVFLSPNEPFTWASGLKSPIYCDNRITMSYPKVRKAIAQGLAEKIKQAFPDVEVIAGTATAGIPHAAWVAEILDLPMVYIRSKAKDHGKGNQIEGRIFEGQKMVVIEDLISTGQSVLEATEAAKREGANVLGVAAIFTYELPSGEENFAKAELPLFTLTNYSVLIETALAEKYIDEAELALLKEWKKNPADWLKQ from the coding sequence TTGAATACGATTGAAAAGAACATTGCCAAAGATTTGTTAGCTATTGAAGCGGTTTTCTTAAGCCCAAATGAACCATTCACGTGGGCAAGTGGACTAAAAAGCCCGATTTATTGTGACAACCGCATCACGATGAGTTATCCAAAAGTCAGAAAAGCAATTGCTCAAGGGTTAGCAGAAAAAATCAAGCAAGCATTCCCTGACGTGGAAGTCATTGCTGGTACAGCAACAGCAGGAATCCCTCACGCTGCATGGGTGGCAGAAATCTTGGACTTGCCTATGGTTTATATCCGTAGTAAAGCGAAAGATCACGGTAAAGGCAATCAAATCGAAGGACGGATTTTTGAAGGTCAAAAAATGGTTGTGATCGAAGATTTGATCTCGACAGGCCAAAGCGTTTTAGAAGCAACGGAAGCAGCCAAAAGAGAAGGCGCAAATGTATTAGGCGTAGCAGCGATCTTTACGTATGAACTACCATCAGGTGAAGAAAATTTTGCCAAAGCAGAGTTACCACTATTTACTCTCACGAATTATTCTGTCTTGATTGAAACGGCATTAGCCGAAAAATATATTGATGAAGCGGAATTAGCCTTGTTAAAAGAATGGAAAAAGAATCCAGCGGACTGGTTAAAACAGTAA
- the pyrF gene encoding orotidine-5'-phosphate decarboxylase, with translation MNQRPIIALDFSTWQEVEQFMQLFPEEEKLFVKIGMELFYQEGPIIVRWLKDAGHEVFLDLKLHDIPNTVEKAMRGLAKLGVDITCVHAAGGIKMMQAALRGLEEGTPAGKKRPLLLAITQLTSTSEADMHHDQLIQVPLEESVIHYAKCAEAAGLDGVVSSALEVSGIKAATRQDFICLSPGIRPEGSVAGDQTRIVTPAQARGIGSTFIVVGRPITQAKDPYQAYQTIKEEWSRSI, from the coding sequence ATGAACCAACGACCAATTATTGCTTTAGACTTTTCGACGTGGCAAGAAGTGGAACAATTTATGCAACTATTCCCTGAAGAGGAAAAATTATTTGTAAAAATCGGAATGGAATTATTTTATCAGGAAGGACCGATTATTGTTCGTTGGTTGAAAGATGCTGGACATGAAGTATTTTTAGACTTGAAACTTCATGATATCCCTAACACGGTGGAAAAAGCCATGCGTGGGTTAGCAAAACTAGGCGTGGATATCACTTGTGTCCATGCAGCTGGCGGAATCAAAATGATGCAAGCGGCACTACGTGGGCTAGAAGAAGGAACGCCTGCTGGCAAAAAACGCCCATTGTTGTTAGCAATCACTCAGCTTACTTCAACGAGTGAAGCGGATATGCATCATGATCAATTGATCCAAGTTCCCTTAGAAGAAAGTGTGATCCATTATGCGAAATGTGCCGAAGCTGCCGGACTAGATGGCGTTGTTTCTTCTGCCTTAGAAGTGAGTGGCATCAAAGCAGCTACCCGCCAAGATTTCATTTGCCTTTCTCCGGGTATCAGACCAGAAGGAAGCGTCGCAGGTGATCAAACGAGGATCGTCACGCCTGCCCAAGCTCGAGGAATTGGTTCAACGTTTATCGTGGTTGGACGACCAATCACTCAAGCGAAAGATCCCTACCAAGCCTATCAAACAATCAAAGAAGAATGGAGTCGATCAATTTGA
- a CDS encoding dihydroorotate dehydrogenase: protein MSNPLAVKLPGLELKNPIMPASGCFGFGKEYGKYYDLNQLGSIMVKATTPHARFGNPTPRVAETPSGMLNAIGLQNPGLEVVMNELLPELAVYPDLPIIANVAGACEEDYVEVCRKIGEAPNVKAIELNISCPNVKHGGIAFGTDPDVAFQLTKAVKKVASVPVYVKLSPNVTDIVPIAQAIESGGADGFTMINTLLGMRIDLKTRQPILANQTGGLSGPAIKPVAIRLIHQVAAVSELPIIGMGGVQTVDDVLEMFMAGASAVAVGTANFTDPYICPKLIEELPVRMAELGIESLQQLIKEVREERMK, encoded by the coding sequence ATGAGTAATCCCTTAGCAGTTAAGCTCCCAGGTTTGGAATTGAAAAATCCGATCATGCCAGCCAGTGGATGCTTTGGATTTGGAAAAGAATATGGGAAATATTACGATTTGAATCAATTGGGGTCGATTATGGTCAAGGCGACAACGCCACATGCAAGGTTTGGTAATCCCACCCCACGTGTGGCGGAAACACCCTCCGGTATGTTGAATGCGATCGGATTGCAAAATCCCGGTCTGGAAGTTGTCATGAATGAACTGTTACCAGAATTAGCTGTCTATCCAGATTTACCTATCATTGCGAATGTCGCTGGTGCCTGTGAAGAAGACTATGTCGAGGTTTGTCGTAAAATTGGTGAAGCGCCGAATGTCAAAGCGATCGAGTTGAATATTTCTTGCCCGAATGTCAAACATGGCGGCATTGCCTTTGGGACAGACCCAGACGTTGCCTTTCAATTGACGAAAGCTGTCAAAAAGGTTGCAAGTGTACCAGTTTATGTGAAACTTTCCCCTAATGTGACGGATATCGTGCCCATTGCACAAGCAATCGAAAGCGGTGGGGCAGATGGCTTTACGATGATCAATACGCTTCTTGGAATGCGGATCGATCTGAAAACACGTCAACCTATTTTAGCTAATCAGACAGGCGGTCTTTCTGGTCCTGCGATCAAACCAGTGGCAATTCGTTTGATCCATCAAGTTGCTGCTGTTTCCGAGTTACCGATCATTGGTATGGGCGGGGTCCAAACCGTTGACGATGTCTTAGAGATGTTCATGGCAGGAGCCAGTGCCGTGGCAGTAGGAACAGCTAATTTTACGGATCCGTACATTTGTCCGAAACTGATTGAAGAACTACCCGTACGAATGGCAGAATTAGGGATCGAATCCCTCCAACAACTAATCAAAGAAGTAAGAGAGGAACGAATGAAATGA
- a CDS encoding dihydroorotate dehydrogenase electron transfer subunit, with protein sequence MKQEVMTIIQQTQLAPRIYELTLKGELVKEMLIPGQFLHIRVPRADLLLRRPISIHSIDQQNHTCQIIYRIAGEGTKEFSTLKADDSLDVLGPLGNGFDLSGLSAGDEVFIVGGGIGIPPLYELAKQLNMRDVKVTNFLGFASKEVMYHEAKFHELGETRVATDDGTYGIHGNVGNLLMSTHKQPKAVFACGANGLLKTVEQLFVDHPNVQLSLESRMACGIGACYACVCHRPDDETGTKSVKVCDEGPIFKVGEVVL encoded by the coding sequence ATGAAGCAAGAAGTCATGACAATCATTCAACAAACACAACTAGCACCACGTATTTATGAATTGACTTTAAAAGGAGAATTGGTCAAAGAAATGTTAATACCTGGGCAGTTTTTGCATATTCGAGTACCTAGAGCAGATTTGCTTTTACGCCGCCCCATCAGTATCCATTCGATTGATCAACAAAACCACACTTGCCAGATCATCTATCGAATCGCAGGTGAAGGAACGAAAGAATTTTCTACGTTGAAAGCTGACGATTCTTTAGACGTTTTAGGTCCATTAGGCAATGGCTTTGATCTATCTGGGTTGTCCGCAGGAGATGAAGTGTTCATCGTAGGGGGAGGAATTGGTATCCCACCTTTATATGAATTAGCCAAACAACTGAATATGCGGGACGTAAAAGTCACCAATTTTTTAGGATTTGCATCAAAAGAAGTCATGTACCATGAAGCAAAGTTTCATGAATTAGGTGAAACCAGAGTAGCGACGGATGATGGTACTTATGGGATCCATGGAAACGTCGGGAATCTGCTAATGAGTACTCATAAGCAACCAAAAGCTGTCTTTGCTTGTGGTGCAAATGGTCTCTTAAAAACAGTCGAACAACTTTTTGTGGATCACCCAAATGTCCAATTGTCCTTAGAATCACGAATGGCTTGCGGTATCGGTGCTTGTTATGCGTGCGTTTGTCATCGACCGGATGATGAAACTGGAACAAAAAGTGTCAAGGTGTGTGACGAAGGGCCAATTTTTAAAGTAGGAGAGGTTGTCTTATGA
- the carB gene encoding carbamoyl-phosphate synthase large subunit, whose translation MPKRTDIKKIMVIGSGPIIIGQAAEFDYAGTQACLALKEEGYEVVLVNSNPATIMTDQEIADQVYIEPITLEFVSRILRKERPDALLPTLGGQTGLNMAMELAESGILDELGIELLGTKLSAIDQAEDRDLFKKLMEELNQPIPESEIVTTVEEAVEFANKIGYPIIVRPAFTLGGTGGGMCKNEEELRVIAENGLSLSPVTQCLIERSIAGFKEIEYEVMRDSADNAIVVCNMENFDPVGIHTGDSIVFAPSQTLSDHEYQLLRDASLAIIRALKIEGGCNVQLALDPHSFNYYVIEVNPRVSRSSALASKATGYPIAKLAAKIALGLTLDEMKNPVTGTTYAEFEPALDYVVAKIPRWPFDKFENGERVLGTQMKATGEVMAIGRNIEESLLKAVRSLEIGTHHLELPELNMIDDSELIEKVVRAQDDRLFYVAEAIRRGYPIEELAELTKIDLFFLDKLLHIVELETELLEHPQDENVLRTVKQNGFTDQKIAELWKTEAKQIRELREKSDIKPVYKMVDTCAAEFASQTPYFYSSYEVENESERSAKDSVLVLGSGPIRIGQGVEFDYATVHSVKAIQQAGYEAIIMNSNPETVSTDFSISDKLYFEPLTFEDVMNVIELEQPIGVIVQFGGQTAINLAEPLVQAGVKILGTTIEDLDRAENRDLFEQALRSLEVPQPLGDTATSKEEAVGIASKIGYPVLVRPSYVLGGRAMEIVENQQDLEDYMEHAVKASPEHPVLIDRYLLGSECEVDAICDGETVLIPGIMEHIERAGVHSGDSMAVYPPQALSAEIKQTIEDYTIRLARGLNCIGMMNIQFVIHDNQVYVIEVNPRASRTVPFLSKVTGIPMAQIATKAILGEKLSDLGFTNGLYPESNAVHVKAPVFSFTKLQQVDTYLGPEMKSTGEVMGSDQNLDKALYKAFEASGLRLPDYGAVLFTIADETKEEALALAKRFSEIGYSLLATKHTAAYFEKNGLIVTPVAKISEKATEKNVVELIREGKAQVVVNTIDKDRGNASKDGFIIRREAVEHGIPLFTSLDTADAIIRVMESRAFSTQAI comes from the coding sequence ATGCCAAAACGTACAGATATCAAAAAAATTATGGTGATTGGATCAGGTCCGATCATCATTGGTCAAGCGGCGGAATTTGACTATGCCGGAACCCAAGCTTGCCTTGCTTTGAAAGAAGAAGGATATGAGGTCGTTTTAGTAAATTCTAATCCCGCAACGATCATGACTGATCAAGAAATTGCCGATCAAGTGTATATCGAACCGATCACACTAGAATTTGTTTCAAGGATCTTGCGAAAAGAACGTCCTGATGCTTTGTTACCGACTTTAGGCGGACAAACGGGCTTGAACATGGCAATGGAACTAGCAGAATCTGGTATTTTAGATGAACTAGGCATTGAGCTGTTAGGAACAAAATTATCTGCTATCGATCAAGCAGAGGATCGTGATTTATTTAAAAAGTTGATGGAAGAACTGAATCAACCAATCCCCGAATCTGAAATCGTAACAACTGTTGAAGAAGCAGTCGAATTTGCTAATAAAATTGGCTATCCAATCATCGTTCGTCCCGCTTTCACGTTAGGTGGAACGGGTGGTGGAATGTGTAAAAATGAAGAAGAACTTCGAGTGATCGCAGAAAATGGTCTGAGCCTTTCTCCAGTGACCCAATGTTTGATCGAACGCAGTATTGCTGGATTCAAAGAAATTGAATACGAAGTTATGCGTGACTCGGCTGATAATGCCATTGTTGTTTGTAACATGGAAAATTTTGACCCAGTGGGTATCCACACAGGCGATTCGATCGTCTTCGCCCCAAGTCAGACCCTTTCAGATCATGAATACCAGCTGTTGCGTGATGCATCATTAGCGATTATTCGTGCATTGAAAATCGAAGGCGGCTGCAATGTCCAACTTGCACTTGATCCACATAGCTTCAATTATTATGTGATCGAAGTTAACCCACGTGTTTCACGCTCTTCTGCTTTAGCAAGTAAAGCAACTGGTTACCCGATTGCAAAATTGGCGGCTAAGATCGCTTTAGGTTTAACACTTGATGAAATGAAGAATCCGGTAACTGGAACGACTTATGCAGAATTTGAACCAGCTTTGGACTACGTCGTTGCTAAGATTCCTCGTTGGCCATTCGATAAATTTGAGAATGGGGAACGAGTTTTAGGAACTCAAATGAAAGCAACTGGCGAAGTGATGGCGATTGGTCGTAACATTGAAGAATCCCTATTAAAAGCTGTCCGCTCTTTAGAGATCGGGACACACCATTTGGAACTACCAGAACTAAACATGATCGATGATAGTGAATTGATCGAAAAAGTCGTCCGTGCCCAAGATGATCGCTTATTCTATGTCGCAGAGGCGATTCGCCGCGGCTATCCAATTGAAGAATTGGCAGAGTTGACAAAGATCGATTTGTTCTTTTTAGACAAGTTGCTCCATATCGTTGAACTAGAAACTGAACTGTTGGAACACCCGCAGGATGAAAACGTCTTACGTACTGTGAAACAAAACGGGTTTACAGATCAAAAGATTGCTGAACTGTGGAAAACTGAAGCGAAACAGATCAGAGAGCTACGTGAAAAATCCGACATCAAACCCGTATACAAAATGGTCGATACGTGCGCGGCTGAATTTGCTTCACAGACGCCTTATTTTTACAGCTCATACGAAGTTGAAAATGAAAGTGAACGATCCGCAAAAGATTCTGTTCTTGTCTTAGGCTCTGGACCCATTCGGATCGGTCAAGGGGTCGAGTTTGATTATGCGACAGTCCATTCAGTAAAAGCGATCCAACAAGCAGGTTATGAAGCGATTATCATGAATAGCAATCCTGAAACAGTTTCAACCGATTTCTCGATCTCTGATAAACTGTACTTTGAACCACTGACTTTTGAAGATGTGATGAATGTCATTGAACTTGAACAACCGATTGGGGTAATCGTCCAGTTTGGTGGTCAGACAGCTATCAATTTAGCGGAGCCGTTAGTTCAAGCGGGCGTCAAAATTTTAGGTACTACAATTGAAGATCTAGATCGAGCTGAAAACCGTGATTTATTTGAACAAGCCTTAAGAAGCCTGGAAGTACCTCAGCCACTAGGTGATACTGCAACTAGTAAAGAAGAAGCAGTAGGGATCGCTTCAAAAATCGGTTATCCGGTTCTTGTCAGACCAAGTTATGTCTTGGGCGGTCGAGCAATGGAAATCGTTGAAAATCAACAAGATTTGGAAGATTATATGGAACATGCAGTGAAAGCTTCCCCAGAACATCCTGTTTTGATTGACCGTTATTTGCTTGGAAGTGAATGTGAAGTAGATGCCATTTGTGATGGGGAAACAGTTCTAATCCCTGGAATCATGGAACACATTGAACGTGCAGGGGTCCATTCGGGGGATTCCATGGCTGTTTATCCGCCACAAGCACTCTCAGCAGAGATCAAACAAACCATTGAAGACTATACGATTCGCTTAGCTCGTGGATTAAACTGCATCGGTATGATGAATATCCAATTCGTGATCCACGACAATCAAGTTTACGTGATCGAAGTCAATCCTCGTGCAAGTCGAACGGTTCCGTTTTTAAGTAAAGTTACAGGAATACCGATGGCTCAAATCGCCACAAAAGCGATCTTAGGTGAAAAGTTAAGTGACTTAGGCTTTACGAATGGCTTATATCCAGAATCCAACGCTGTTCATGTGAAAGCTCCTGTGTTCTCGTTTACTAAATTGCAACAAGTGGATACCTATTTAGGCCCTGAAATGAAATCTACTGGAGAAGTCATGGGCTCTGATCAAAACTTAGATAAAGCATTATACAAAGCGTTTGAAGCATCAGGTCTACGCCTACCAGATTATGGTGCCGTCTTGTTCACGATCGCTGATGAAACTAAAGAAGAAGCGTTAGCACTAGCTAAACGTTTTTCAGAAATTGGTTACAGCCTATTAGCTACCAAGCATACGGCAGCTTATTTTGAAAAAAATGGGCTGATCGTCACGCCTGTTGCTAAAATCTCTGAAAAAGCAACGGAGAAAAATGTTGTTGAGTTGATTCGAGAAGGAAAAGCACAGGTCGTTGTTAATACCATCGATAAAGATCGAGGAAATGCCTCGAAAGACGGATTTATCATTCGCCGAGAAGCAGTTGAACATGGTATTCCTTTATTTACTTCATTAGATACAGCGGATGCGATCATTCGGGTAATGGAGTCTCGAGCTTTTTCAACACAAGCGATTTGA
- a CDS encoding carbamoyl phosphate synthase small subunit — translation MERLLILEDGTVFKGKAFGANNNVFGEIVFTTSMTGYQETITDQSFNGQIITFTYPMVGNYGVNRDDYESIAPTCKGVVVKEHARVASNWRSQMTLDEFLKRKGIPGISGIDTRALTRKIRQVGTMKASIVDAGDSFEHAFDQLKATVLATNQVQQVSTSKPYPSPGTGKNVAVIDFGLKHSILRELSKRNCNLTVLPYNTDAKTILSLAPDGVMLTNGPGDPKDVPEAIEMIREIQGKIPIFGICLGHQLFALANGADTYKMKFGHRGLNHPVREIATGRIDFTSQNHGYAVDEKTVDPDQLLITHVEVNDGTVEGIRHRHYPAFSVQFHPDAAPGPHDALHLFDEFMEMMDAGEEK, via the coding sequence ATGGAACGATTATTGATTTTAGAAGACGGAACAGTTTTTAAAGGAAAAGCATTCGGAGCGAATAATAATGTGTTTGGCGAGATCGTGTTTACTACTAGCATGACAGGCTATCAAGAAACGATCACAGACCAAAGTTTCAATGGGCAAATCATTACCTTTACGTATCCGATGGTGGGAAATTACGGTGTCAACCGTGATGATTATGAATCCATCGCACCAACTTGCAAGGGCGTAGTCGTCAAAGAACATGCGAGAGTGGCTTCTAATTGGCGGAGTCAAATGACATTGGACGAGTTTTTGAAACGAAAAGGTATCCCTGGAATTTCAGGGATCGATACTCGTGCCTTGACACGAAAAATCCGTCAAGTTGGAACGATGAAAGCGAGTATCGTGGATGCTGGTGATTCCTTTGAACATGCTTTTGATCAATTGAAAGCGACCGTTTTAGCTACAAACCAAGTGCAACAAGTCTCAACGAGTAAACCATATCCAAGTCCTGGAACTGGAAAAAATGTGGCTGTCATTGATTTTGGTTTGAAACATAGTATTTTGCGTGAACTAAGTAAAAGAAACTGCAATTTAACCGTATTACCTTATAATACGGATGCAAAAACAATTCTCTCCCTAGCACCGGATGGCGTCATGCTGACGAATGGACCAGGAGATCCAAAAGACGTACCAGAAGCTATTGAAATGATTCGAGAAATCCAAGGGAAAATACCAATTTTCGGGATCTGTTTAGGGCATCAATTGTTTGCCTTAGCTAATGGTGCGGATACCTATAAAATGAAATTTGGTCATCGTGGCTTGAATCATCCTGTCCGAGAAATCGCGACTGGAAGGATCGATTTTACTTCTCAAAATCACGGCTATGCTGTGGATGAAAAAACAGTTGATCCAGATCAGTTGCTGATCACCCATGTAGAAGTAAATGATGGGACTGTGGAAGGAATTAGACATCGCCATTATCCAGCGTTTAGCGTCCAATTCCATCCTGATGCAGCTCCCGGTCCACATGATGCGCTTCATTTATTTGATGAATTTATGGAAATGATGGATGCAGGAGAGGAGAAATAA
- a CDS encoding dihydroorotase, protein MRTLIKNGQINTRKNETTPAEIWIENGKIKAIGEGFSEAEFDEVFDAKGQLITPGLVDVHVHLREPGFTYKETIAAGTKAAARGGFTTVCAMPNLNPVPDTPEKLEQVYDLIKRDAVVKVLQYAPITENLRSEVLVDQEAMIKAGAFAFTNDGVGVQTAGTMYQAMKEAAKNNKALVAHTEDESLLFGGVMHAGDKAKELGLPGILSVTESSQIARDLLLAEATGVHYHVCHVSTKESVRVIRDAKKAGIQVTAEVSPHHLILIDEDIPEDFGFWKMNPPLRGKEDREALIEGLLDGTIDCIATDHAPHGLEEKSKSFLESPFGIVGSETAFQLIYTHFVETNRFTLEQVINWMATKPAEIFQLEAGTLTVGAPADVAIFDIEHSSTIDKKDFLSKGENTPFVGWNVKGETLGTFVDGKLAWHKGE, encoded by the coding sequence ATGAGAACACTCATTAAAAACGGTCAAATCAATACACGAAAGAATGAAACAACACCTGCAGAAATTTGGATCGAAAACGGAAAAATCAAAGCAATCGGCGAAGGATTTTCCGAGGCTGAATTTGATGAAGTGTTTGATGCCAAAGGACAACTGATCACACCTGGTTTAGTGGACGTCCATGTCCATTTACGAGAGCCAGGATTTACATACAAGGAGACGATTGCAGCTGGTACTAAAGCAGCAGCAAGAGGCGGCTTTACAACTGTTTGTGCCATGCCTAATCTGAACCCTGTACCTGATACCCCGGAAAAATTAGAACAGGTCTATGACTTGATCAAACGAGATGCAGTGGTCAAAGTCTTGCAATATGCACCGATCACTGAAAATCTTCGAAGTGAAGTCTTAGTGGATCAAGAAGCGATGATTAAAGCAGGCGCATTTGCATTTACGAATGATGGCGTGGGTGTTCAGACCGCAGGAACGATGTATCAAGCCATGAAAGAAGCAGCAAAAAATAACAAAGCACTGGTAGCACATACGGAAGATGAATCATTACTATTCGGTGGAGTGATGCATGCTGGTGATAAAGCAAAAGAACTAGGTTTGCCAGGTATTTTAAGTGTAACTGAATCCTCACAAATCGCACGGGATCTCCTTTTAGCTGAAGCAACAGGTGTGCACTATCACGTCTGTCACGTTTCTACCAAGGAAAGCGTGCGGGTCATTCGTGATGCCAAAAAAGCGGGTATCCAAGTTACAGCAGAGGTTTCTCCCCATCATTTGATCTTGATTGATGAAGATATCCCCGAAGACTTCGGCTTTTGGAAAATGAACCCACCATTAAGAGGAAAGGAAGATCGAGAAGCGTTAATTGAAGGACTTCTTGATGGAACGATTGATTGTATTGCGACTGACCACGCGCCACACGGATTAGAAGAAAAAAGCAAAAGTTTCTTAGAATCACCATTTGGGATCGTAGGAAGTGAGACAGCTTTCCAACTGATTTATACGCACTTTGTTGAAACCAATCGTTTCACACTCGAACAAGTGATCAACTGGATGGCTACCAAACCAGCGGAAATCTTCCAGTTAGAGGCTGGGACATTGACAGTTGGGGCACCAGCTGACGTAGCTATTTTCGATATTGAACACTCAAGTACAATCGATAAGAAAGATTTCTTATCGAAAGGCGAAAACACACCTTTTGTTGGATGGAACGTCAAGGGCGAAACATTAGGAACATTCGTTGATGGAAAATTGGCGTGGCACAAAGGGGAGTGA
- a CDS encoding aspartate carbamoyltransferase catalytic subunit → MIIKSERISLKHLLTVEALTDQEVMGLIRRGQEFKQGANWTPQKPQYFATNLFFENSTRTHKSFDVAEKKLGLEVIEFEASTSSVQKGETLYDTVLTMSALGVDVAVIRHGDENYYDELIQSKTIQCSIINGGDGSGQHPTQCLLDLMTIYEEFGYFEGLKVAIVGDITHSRVAKSNMQMLKRLGAQVFFSGPREWYDEEFEVYGHYLPLDELLEQVDVMMMLRVQHERHDGKESFSKEAYHQEYGLTVERAKKLQKHAIIMHPAPVNRDVELADSLVEGLQSRIVQQMSNGVFVRMAILEAVLNGKA, encoded by the coding sequence ATGATCATCAAATCAGAACGCATTAGTTTAAAACATTTATTGACAGTGGAAGCTTTAACGGATCAAGAAGTCATGGGCTTGATCCGACGAGGTCAAGAGTTTAAACAAGGAGCAAACTGGACACCACAAAAACCGCAATACTTTGCGACGAATCTGTTTTTTGAAAATAGTACTCGTACGCATAAGAGCTTCGATGTAGCCGAAAAGAAACTAGGCTTAGAAGTGATTGAATTTGAAGCGAGTACGAGTTCTGTACAAAAAGGGGAAACCCTTTATGATACGGTCTTGACGATGTCTGCGCTCGGTGTGGATGTTGCAGTAATCCGCCATGGAGATGAAAATTACTATGATGAATTGATCCAAAGTAAAACGATCCAATGCTCGATTATCAATGGTGGTGACGGAAGTGGCCAACATCCAACACAATGCTTACTTGATTTGATGACGATCTACGAAGAATTTGGTTACTTTGAGGGATTGAAAGTAGCGATCGTCGGGGATATCACACACTCACGAGTAGCAAAATCAAACATGCAAATGCTGAAACGATTAGGAGCACAAGTTTTCTTTTCAGGTCCACGTGAATGGTACGATGAAGAATTTGAAGTCTATGGGCACTACCTGCCATTAGATGAATTATTAGAACAAGTGGATGTCATGATGATGCTTCGAGTACAACATGAACGGCATGATGGGAAAGAAAGTTTTTCGAAAGAAGCCTATCACCAAGAGTATGGATTAACAGTCGAACGTGCGAAGAAATTACAAAAGCATGCGATCATCATGCACCCAGCGCCAGTCAATCGTGATGTCGAATTAGCTGATTCCCTTGTGGAAGGACTACAATCACGAATCGTACAGCAAATGAGCAATGGCGTCTTTGTTAGAATGGCGATCTTAGAAGCAGTACTAAACGGAAAAGCGTAA